The following proteins are encoded in a genomic region of Neosynechococcus sphagnicola sy1:
- the purD gene encoding phosphoribosylamine--glycine ligase — translation MKVLVVGNGGREHALAWKLLQSKVVTQVFCVPGNGGTASLEGCRNLPLNVDDFEGIARFAQVQNTGLIVVGPELPLALGITDYLRQEGLTVFGPTQAGAQIESSKAWAKTLMQAVGIPTAAAAVFTEPASAWDYVQREGVPIVIKADGLAAGKGVTVATTLETAQTAIQEAFQGKFGLAGNTLVIESCLTGEEVSVLALTDGLTIRPLVAAQDYKRIGEQDTGANTGGMGAYAPAPLVTPTLMQRIQEQILEPAIAALRDRQIDYRGVLYAGLMITPQGDPQVIEFNCRFGDPETQVILPLLEGPLEPLLLACAQQQLQQQPEIVWKPEQAACVVLAVEGYPDAYRKGQVITGIPEATDLGALVFHGGTQMKPDKLIADGGRVLGVTATGATFDQAIAHAYAAANCIHFEGKYYRRDIGHRLLQPIA, via the coding sequence ATGAAAGTTTTAGTTGTGGGTAATGGCGGTCGAGAACATGCCTTAGCTTGGAAGTTACTGCAATCCAAGGTCGTCACCCAAGTGTTTTGTGTACCGGGGAATGGGGGCACTGCCAGTCTGGAGGGCTGCCGAAATTTGCCGCTGAATGTGGATGATTTTGAAGGGATTGCCCGCTTTGCCCAGGTCCAAAATACAGGGCTGATCGTTGTTGGCCCTGAACTTCCCCTTGCTCTTGGCATCACTGATTATTTGCGCCAGGAAGGGTTAACCGTGTTTGGCCCCACCCAGGCGGGTGCCCAAATTGAGAGCAGTAAAGCTTGGGCAAAAACCCTGATGCAAGCCGTCGGAATTCCCACCGCTGCCGCCGCAGTATTCACAGAGCCAGCATCAGCCTGGGACTATGTCCAAAGAGAGGGGGTGCCGATTGTGATTAAGGCAGATGGATTGGCCGCTGGCAAAGGGGTGACCGTCGCAACTACCTTGGAAACTGCCCAGACTGCGATTCAGGAGGCATTTCAGGGTAAGTTTGGTCTCGCAGGCAACACCCTAGTGATTGAGTCCTGCCTGACAGGTGAAGAAGTCTCGGTGTTAGCCCTCACCGATGGACTGACCATTCGCCCCCTGGTAGCCGCCCAGGATTATAAGCGAATTGGAGAGCAAGATACTGGTGCCAATACGGGCGGTATGGGAGCTTACGCCCCTGCTCCCCTCGTCACCCCGACGCTGATGCAGCGAATCCAGGAGCAGATTTTGGAACCCGCGATCGCTGCCCTGCGCGATCGCCAAATTGATTACCGAGGGGTACTTTACGCCGGACTGATGATCACCCCCCAGGGCGATCCCCAGGTGATTGAATTTAACTGTCGGTTTGGGGATCCGGAAACCCAAGTGATTTTACCCCTGCTAGAGGGTCCCCTCGAACCTCTCTTACTTGCCTGTGCTCAACAGCAGCTCCAGCAACAACCGGAGATTGTCTGGAAGCCAGAGCAAGCAGCCTGTGTGGTTCTGGCAGTCGAGGGCTATCCCGACGCTTACCGCAAGGGGCAGGTGATTACGGGTATTCCTGAAGCCACCGACCTCGGTGCCCTAGTCTTTCATGGGGGCACCCAGATGAAGCCAGATAAGTTGATCGCCGATGGGGGGCGAGTGTTAGGGGTAACCGCTACGGGAGCAACCTTTGACCAAGCGATTGCCCACGCCTATGCAGCGGCTAATTGCATCCATTTTGAGGGCAAATACTACCGGCGAGACATTGGTCACCGCCTTCTCCAACCGA
- a CDS encoding tetratricopeptide repeat protein translates to MAALSQVTLLLVGFSPLPLLAETPAKPSAFPFNPLEMTTSDPLLPSGAGDRPLSKTERVFLLKAVNELNAQGTAAFTAKNKVLAFEIWFRELRLRRYLGTLDEIQALGRVGDRAWKENQATHLRVITERLQAIELGLTSPPLPLSELVTLQSALGQSYEQIRAPELALGVYGQLMARARASGDLKAQEQFLTMIAEVYFNWFDYPQATAAYQELLVLVRQKPAPLVLTPPRRSPTTSNPSQRNTPGMPPGEPLTEVEILLQLAYLAEQDKKPEAAIAAQEQLIQIYLKAQDPKPIPALKLAIAQNYQALNRMDQALKYYQETYNLGVPLNQFVYAADALEQVANFYRSQNQLKEALGIYQYLLDVNQQSDNLMGRMTTFDQMGQIYLLQKSYPQAIAAFRRGLELSKQLNYRQEYFQARIQEVTRQQAQ, encoded by the coding sequence GTGGCTGCGTTGAGCCAGGTAACCCTGCTACTGGTTGGGTTCAGCCCTCTCCCACTCCTGGCAGAGACACCTGCCAAACCCTCAGCCTTCCCATTCAACCCCCTGGAAATGACCACCTCCGATCCCCTGTTACCATCGGGAGCTGGGGATCGTCCCCTATCAAAAACGGAGCGCGTCTTTCTCTTAAAAGCGGTCAATGAACTCAATGCTCAAGGGACAGCTGCTTTTACCGCCAAGAACAAAGTCTTGGCCTTTGAGATCTGGTTTCGGGAATTGCGCCTGCGGCGCTATTTAGGGACATTAGATGAAATTCAAGCCCTCGGGCGGGTGGGCGATCGCGCGTGGAAGGAGAACCAGGCCACCCATCTGCGGGTGATTACAGAACGGCTGCAAGCGATTGAACTGGGTCTCACCAGCCCTCCGTTGCCGCTCTCGGAATTGGTGACTTTACAGTCGGCCCTAGGGCAATCCTACGAGCAAATTCGGGCTCCCGAATTGGCCTTGGGTGTTTATGGGCAGTTGATGGCTCGGGCGCGAGCCTCTGGAGATTTGAAGGCGCAGGAGCAATTTCTCACCATGATTGCCGAAGTCTATTTCAACTGGTTCGACTACCCCCAGGCCACGGCTGCCTATCAGGAACTCCTGGTACTGGTGCGCCAAAAGCCAGCGCCTCTAGTGCTGACCCCGCCCCGGCGATCGCCCACAACCAGTAATCCTAGCCAACGCAACACCCCCGGTATGCCTCCGGGAGAGCCGCTGACTGAAGTAGAAATTCTGTTACAACTGGCTTACCTGGCGGAGCAAGATAAAAAACCAGAAGCCGCGATCGCGGCCCAGGAGCAGTTAATTCAGATCTATCTCAAAGCCCAAGATCCGAAGCCAATTCCGGCCTTAAAACTGGCGATCGCCCAGAACTACCAGGCACTCAATCGCATGGATCAAGCCTTGAAATACTATCAGGAGACCTACAACCTGGGCGTTCCTCTCAACCAATTTGTCTATGCTGCGGATGCCCTGGAACAGGTGGCTAACTTCTACCGTTCCCAGAACCAACTCAAAGAAGCCTTGGGGATCTACCAGTATTTATTAGATGTGAATCAACAGTCCGACAATCTAATGGGGCGGATGACCACCTTTGATCAAATGGGGCAGATTTACCTGCTGCAAAAGTCATATCCCCAAGCGATCGCAGCTTTTCGACGGGGGTTGGAGCTTTCCAAGCAACTCAACTACCGGCAAGAGTATTTCCAAGCTCGCATT